The window TCCTGTCCTATTCCTGAATAGATTGCTGAAACTCATTCAAAGTGCTTAAGATCTGCAGCCATGTTATTATAGTTACCCAAATTAATTTAATGTATTTGGCTGGCTGGCAGTGCTGATCATGCTTGACAAAATCTATAAACATGTCTGTCTATTTTTCATCTCTAGAAAGTAGGTTTTGTGGCGGGAGTGAGGGGAGGCAGCCACAGGAAAGGGGTGTTCCTGAGTATATACACCTTTGTCTAGACATCATAAACGCCTTTCTGTTCCCGAACTGCAGATGGCGTTCCGTGTTCTCAGAATCCAACAGTTGCTATAGAAACCTGGATAAACTTCAACAAGGAGGAGCGAGCAGGCTTTTCGGAGACTCTGCGATCGAGTCTGAAGGTATAAAGAGACCTTATGTTCTGGGGCTGATGTGGCACTTGCTTGGTTTCACACTTCTCAGGGCAGGGTATTCTGCTCACCAGTCTGACTTGAAAGTCACAAAACACAAATGTCATTGAAATTCATGGTGCTTGTGAGAGGATACTTTCAGTGTCATAGATAGCAACCCCACGGACagctttttttttcatataaCCTGAGGCTGCTTTCACTGGTGATTGGAGCAGTGCTACAAATAACTTATTTCACCTCATTTACCAAATAAACTGTTCAGAAATCTGTATTTGGCATTCCCCTTGTAACAACTGTACTCCATCAGTGATGTAACTGGCCCTTACCTAAACTGTGAACACTTGAGTTCCAGTGACATCTGTGGCTATTTCACTGTGTCAGATATGAATGGTATCTTGAAAAGGCCTTGAGGCTCTGAATCCTGAATGTTCTAGGGTGGCAGGACTTGGGAAGGAGGTTTCACACCTCAGGCCCACAGGTGGGTCCTAAACTGAAAAATTCAGTCTTGAGCATCACTGGTGTTTGTGTGAACAGATCTAATTCTGCTGGCACCTTCTACTTTCGCTCAGGTGATTGGAGAAAATGTTCACATCTACCTGATTGGAAAGGAGTCATCACGTACCCATTCCCTCGCTGTGTCTCTGCACTGTGCTGACGATGACTCCATCAGTGTGAGTGGCCAGAACAGCCTGTGTCACCAGATCACCGCGGCCTGCAAGCACGGCAGCGACCTGTACGTCGTCGGTGGCTCCATTCCACGGCGCATGTGGAAATGCAACAATGCGACCATAGATTGGGAATGGTGTGCTCCTCTGCCCCGTGACCGCCTCCAGCACACCCTCGTCTCTGTGCCAAGCAAGGATGCAATATATTCACTGGGTGGGAAAACTCTACAGGACACTCTCTCTAATGCTGTCATATATTACAGAGTACGAGACAACGTCTGGACAGAGACCAGCCAGTTGGAAGTGGCAgtctctggagctgcaggggtgAACCTTAATGGTGTCATTTACCTGCTGGGTGGGGAGGAAAATGACTTAGACTTCTTCACCAAGCCCTCTCGGCTCATTCAGTGCTATGATACCAACACAGAGAAATGCCACGTGAAGCCATACGTACTGCCTTTCGCAGGGTGCATGCACGCTGCTGTGCACAAGGATGTGGTGTTCATTGTGGCCGAGGGGGATTCGCTGCTCTGCTACAATCCCCTGTTGGATAGCTTCACCCGGCTGTGCCTCCCAGATGCCTGGAGCTCAGTACCATCCCTCTGGAAAATCGCCAGCTGCAATGGCAGCATCTATGTCTTTCGCGACCGCTATAAAAAGGGCGATGCAAATACTTTTAAACTTAACCCAGCCACCTCTGTTGTAACAGTCACAAGTGGCATCAAAGTGCTGCTCACTAACCTGCAGTTTGTCCTGGCCTAAACAGGCCCAGTGATAGAAAGACAGCAACAATGTCTTGCTGTGCTACACCTACGACCCTCAGCACCGGTCCCAATTACTACAAGCTCACAACATCCAGTAAAGACCCCATCCTCTGTACCTGTGCAGGGGAAGTACAGGCTTTCTGACTGTGGGCCTATTCTTTTACATAGCACTATTGAAACCGTATTGAACTGTTGTATCCTAGATTTCAGATGGACTAAATATTATTACTTTGATTCCTTGATGATAAGCTACTTGCATTTGAGGCCCAAACAACAGCAAATGGCTATTTTAGCCACCACTAAAAAAATCCTGTGGCATATGGAGAATATTCTACCTTGGCCCAGACTGCTAGTTTTAACTGCCTAGGAGACTGTGTGTTGCTGCTGTGTCAGTCACAGAGTTAGATGTGCACTCTGTCCCCCAGGGATGCTCCCATTTAAACATTCCTGTGTCCTATTGCAGAAGGAGGGCCTGGCAGACAGGTTCCAGAACTGACCCCAGGACCTTTAGGTTACATTCAGCACTTCTAGAGGAGTGGTAACCAACTGAGTACTTGCTTACTGCTCTGTCATCACCTAGTATAAAGAGAAGAGGGAGATCGTTTTTAGAGCACTGGCTTCCTTTACTGTACAGGAATTCCCCACCTGTAATTATAACATAGTGTTGGTGAAAAGACAGAAATAAGACCACTTCCTCCTACCCCTCTCTGTTGGCACTGTAACCCTTTGGGTAAGAATCTGAATAAAGTCTCTACTGAGACaaagtattttggttttttctctttgcttcaaATACAAATATTTTGAACTTCTTGTGAATTGCAGTTCTGCTCAGCACTGATGTGTGGAAAAGAACTTTGGGACTCCAGATCTAGGATATTAGCCATAAGGAAAGAAATAGCCCTATTTCACCTTAACTGTAAAACGTTCTTTATTGATAGTCAAGAATGAAAACCCTTAAGCTTTTGTTAGATcataaaaacttttttttatAGCAGCTGAAATGAGGATTTTGATTCTGATTTTGATTAGTTTTTACTAAGCTATGCAGTTGTCCCACTGATCATATTCCTGTGAAATTTCTCCAGGACCTGGACTTGCTTGTGTCGAATGAGGATGTGGGGACGAATCTTGGCAATGGCCTCTATTGCTTCCTGAGGGCTCCAGTGATGCAGCTGAAAAGGCAGAAACCCAGCAAGTGAAAATCCATTCCATCCTTGCACCAGTTAATGGAACCCTCCTGGAGGCCACAGGCAATATTAGAGGTGTtagaaagcttgctgctgctttgCCCCTTCTTGATGTTTACTTGATGTTCTTCTCAGAGAGACCTGCAAGTCACACATTCATGAAATGTGTCCCTCAGTTATAGAGGAATCATTGCTGCCTGGGCCCTCCATGTTCCATCTTGCTCATCTTGCTCGCTCTTCCTTCATATTGTGAACAGTTTCCTGTCCTAGCCCCACTAGACCAGAGCAAAAATgcagcttgttttttttttttttttttttaattctaccaGTACTCCCATGGCATTTCAGCACTTAGTGAGAAAGTTTTCTTTTCAACAGTAAGGGCAAATTTTCCAGGGAGCGCTTAGTAACGGCAAGGGAAGAATCCACAGGTGGGATTTTGTCCTTAGTGCTGGCTTCCCCCGTTGGGTTGGTAGAAGAATTCAGAAAACAAGTCAGTTCTCTTGATCCTGAATTGTATTTATGGAAAAGCGTAGGAAGGCTCACCACTACTCCAGTGAACCAAGAAGAAAACATAAAGAACAAAACATATGTTTATCTGCTAAGTGAACCTGTGCTCATGAGTGACTTGTTATTCCCACCTCAATCTGTTCCTCCACAGAAAGAATTAAGAAAAGCAGAATAATTCATTATTTGCATTTGCATTCGAAACAAGGTAAGTTTGAGGCCTCTCTTAAAATGGGTGACCAAGCTCTGTAAAATCATGGAATATTAACCTGTACATGCTCAGGTATCCTGAGCAAGAGTAAACTATAAATGTTGTctgcattttatttctattttttaatgaaaattcacCCCGTTTAGCAGAGACTCCTGACCTGAATTAAGTATGCTGCCACCATGGTGGCACTGCGGGAGCGTCCTGCCTTGCAGTGCACATAGACACTGTTACCACAGGCCCGGTGTCTCAGGATGAACTCCACGCCCTTGTGCAGGTTTTCCAAGGTGGGGACTCCAGTTAGATCCACAG is drawn from Melospiza melodia melodia isolate bMelMel2 chromosome 6, bMelMel2.pri, whole genome shotgun sequence and contains these coding sequences:
- the KBTBD4 gene encoding kelch repeat and BTB domain-containing protein 4 isoform X2, which produces MKGGAADCWRSDLCSTMDSSEETGGSSAEENYFVNYTFTDRSHSGRVAQGIMKLCLEDELFADVTISVEGKEFQLHRLVLSAQSCFFRSMFTSNLKEAHNRVIELQDVSESVFQLLVDYIYHGTVKLRAEELQETYEVADMYQLTALFEECSRFLARTVQVRNCLQVMWLADQHSDMELYTAAKHCAKSHLSQLQETEEFLHLPLRLLTDILTDGVPCSQNPTVAIETWINFNKEERAGFSETLRSSLKVIGENVHIYLIGKESSRTHSLAVSLHCADDDSISVSGQNSLCHQITAACKHGSDLYVVGGSIPRRMWKCNNATIDWEWCAPLPRDRLQHTLVSVPSKDAIYSLGGKTLQDTLSNAVIYYRVRDNVWTETSQLEVAVSGAAGVNLNGVIYLLGGEENDLDFFTKPSRLIQCYDTNTEKCHVKPYVLPFAGCMHAAVHKDVVFIVAEGDSLLCYNPLLDSFTRLCLPDAWSSVPSLWKIASCNGSIYVFRDRYKKGDANTFKLNPATSVVTVTSGIKVLLTNLQFVLA
- the KBTBD4 gene encoding kelch repeat and BTB domain-containing protein 4 isoform X1, with amino-acid sequence MPLGISEALSGSSWNPSGVRTNRTDCWRSDLCSTMDSSEETGGSSAEENYFVNYTFTDRSHSGRVAQGIMKLCLEDELFADVTISVEGKEFQLHRLVLSAQSCFFRSMFTSNLKEAHNRVIELQDVSESVFQLLVDYIYHGTVKLRAEELQETYEVADMYQLTALFEECSRFLARTVQVRNCLQVMWLADQHSDMELYTAAKHCAKSHLSQLQETEEFLHLPLRLLTDILTDGVPCSQNPTVAIETWINFNKEERAGFSETLRSSLKVIGENVHIYLIGKESSRTHSLAVSLHCADDDSISVSGQNSLCHQITAACKHGSDLYVVGGSIPRRMWKCNNATIDWEWCAPLPRDRLQHTLVSVPSKDAIYSLGGKTLQDTLSNAVIYYRVRDNVWTETSQLEVAVSGAAGVNLNGVIYLLGGEENDLDFFTKPSRLIQCYDTNTEKCHVKPYVLPFAGCMHAAVHKDVVFIVAEGDSLLCYNPLLDSFTRLCLPDAWSSVPSLWKIASCNGSIYVFRDRYKKGDANTFKLNPATSVVTVTSGIKVLLTNLQFVLA
- the KBTBD4 gene encoding kelch repeat and BTB domain-containing protein 4 isoform X3 → MDSSEETGGSSAEENYFVNYTFTDRSHSGRVAQGIMKLCLEDELFADVTISVEGKEFQLHRLVLSAQSCFFRSMFTSNLKEAHNRVIELQDVSESVFQLLVDYIYHGTVKLRAEELQETYEVADMYQLTALFEECSRFLARTVQVRNCLQVMWLADQHSDMELYTAAKHCAKSHLSQLQETEEFLHLPLRLLTDILTDGVPCSQNPTVAIETWINFNKEERAGFSETLRSSLKVIGENVHIYLIGKESSRTHSLAVSLHCADDDSISVSGQNSLCHQITAACKHGSDLYVVGGSIPRRMWKCNNATIDWEWCAPLPRDRLQHTLVSVPSKDAIYSLGGKTLQDTLSNAVIYYRVRDNVWTETSQLEVAVSGAAGVNLNGVIYLLGGEENDLDFFTKPSRLIQCYDTNTEKCHVKPYVLPFAGCMHAAVHKDVVFIVAEGDSLLCYNPLLDSFTRLCLPDAWSSVPSLWKIASCNGSIYVFRDRYKKGDANTFKLNPATSVVTVTSGIKVLLTNLQFVLA